CCTGACTAGTTTGGGTCTACTCCTGACCATTTCCACAACTTTGAATGTTTGTGCCCAAACATCGGGCATTCTTCTATCCGATGATCATGGCAAAACAATTTACGCTAAGAATCCGGACAACCCCTTAATTCCTGCATCAACATTGAAGATATTGACCAGTCTTGCGGCAATCAAAATGTTCGGCCAGGATTTCCATTTTCAGACATGGGCCTGTTACGACAGAACGACACGTGACCTTTACCTGAAAGGGTTTGGAGATCCTCTATTTATCTCCGAGGAAATCACCACCTTTGCCGATCAAATTTCACACCACATTTTTAAACTGGTATCTAAAGGAATAATTTCATCTGGGGTTATCCGAAATATTATTGTGGATCAGACCTATTTTGCCCCCCAAATTACTATCCCCGGGGCTGGAGCTTCCAGCAATCCCTATGACGCAACAAACGGAGCGCTGTGTGCTAATTTCAATACAATTTTTTTAAAATGGGACAGTCGAAGTAAACAATATATTTCTGCTGAAAGGCAAACCCCATTTCCGGACATCTTGGCAAAGCAGATCAGGTCTGGATCAAAAAAGAGTGACAGGATTCTTCTGTCCTATAATCTGCGTCAAAAATATCCGGGCATACTGATGCACTATTTTATAGAACAATCCGGGGTCAAAATTACAGGTTCTGTCCAAACGGGCAACTTTACAGGTTCAGAGAAAGACTGCATTGTTCACACATCCTCTTTCAGCCTGGCGGACATTATTAAAAAGCTGCTGGAATTTTCAAACAACTTTATTGCCAACCAGCTCATGCTGACCATGGGTGCCCGCACATATGGCCCGCCGGCCACCCTTGAAAAAGGAACGGCTGTCCTGAATAAATTTGCGCAAGAGTCGCTGGGGTTAATGAACGCTTCAATTGTTGAAGGCTCGGGTCTGTCCCGGCGCAACCAATTGACGCCTGCCCAGATGAAAGATATTCTTATTGCGTTTATGCCTTGGTATGAATTTCTGAGAAGAGATGGAAATGAATTTTATAAAACCGGGACGTTGTCGGATGTCAGAAGCCGTGCAGGCTTCATTCGTGGGAAGGATAGCCGACTTTATCCTTTTGTGATCATGCTGAATCAGACCCACACCGGTTATGATGCCATCCGGCGTATGCTGAAGGAAAAGGTTAATCTTCAATTTAAACCGTAGGTTGAGTTGAGAAACGAAACCCAACAACGGGGTATCCTCTTATTTCTTGCGGCGTGCCGTCTCAGGGGCTTGTCAACCTGAAA
Above is a window of uncultured Desulfobacter sp. DNA encoding:
- a CDS encoding D-alanyl-D-alanine carboxypeptidase; the encoded protein is MKNKIQLHIFLTSLGLLLTISTTLNVCAQTSGILLSDDHGKTIYAKNPDNPLIPASTLKILTSLAAIKMFGQDFHFQTWACYDRTTRDLYLKGFGDPLFISEEITTFADQISHHIFKLVSKGIISSGVIRNIIVDQTYFAPQITIPGAGASSNPYDATNGALCANFNTIFLKWDSRSKQYISAERQTPFPDILAKQIRSGSKKSDRILLSYNLRQKYPGILMHYFIEQSGVKITGSVQTGNFTGSEKDCIVHTSSFSLADIIKKLLEFSNNFIANQLMLTMGARTYGPPATLEKGTAVLNKFAQESLGLMNASIVEGSGLSRRNQLTPAQMKDILIAFMPWYEFLRRDGNEFYKTGTLSDVRSRAGFIRGKDSRLYPFVIMLNQTHTGYDAIRRMLKEKVNLQFKP